A genomic segment from Falsibacillus pallidus encodes:
- the pulA gene encoding type I pullulanase, producing MGNKFLKSSISMMLLCIMVLGAFLNPQMQTLAQESTTKVIIHYQESPDNQKDWNLWVWPENGDGSRYEFTGEDAFGKTAEVKLSGIHQKVGFIVRTDSWEKDGGDRWIDTSSGIGEVWVKAGDEKTYTSPPDGEYRDFPSFDHVKVKLHYHRYDQKYDGWNLWMWNPEHDGQRVNFTGEDSFGKVAELNLDDADGIQKLGFIVRKSVDGNDWSAKDIDHDRFITRFNEDGTAEVWLVQGQESVYQDPGFVDLNPVITQASMDGFNQITLETNVPFSLKDSAESIKLDGAEIEKITPYNAEDVDLLNKVRIFTKENLDLSKSYKISMDGYGEKEVVLGKVIRSKEFDDQFYYDGWLGNQYQKNKTDFTLWAPTASEAHLVVYKDTSSNEATEFPMKKGKKGTWTAGLKGDQDGLVYTYKVKIGGAWTEAVDPYVRAATINGDRGVVVNLDNTNPKHWNNHEAKLPNPEDAIIYEAHVRDLSISPDSGIEHKGKFLGMTDKNTKGTEGNATGLSYIKKLGVTHVQFLPIFDFNSVDETKLDQPQYNWGYDPKNYNVPEGSYSTDPADPYKRITELKSMIQALHDNQLRVIMDVVYNHVFNANQSNFQKLVPGYYFRFNEDGSFANGTGVGNDTASERKMMRKFIVDSVSYWAKEYHMDGFRFDLMGIHDTKTMNEVRHALNKIDPSIIVLGEGWDLNTPLDPALKADQKNAEDMPGVAHFNDSIRDAIKGSVFDDSDKGFVNGKAGVEDILKQGIEGGIHYPDSMATYRDPEQVINYAEAHDNLTLWDKLQLTNPESDTETLKQMHKLASSILLTSEGIPFIQAGQEFMRTKNGDHNSYQSPDSVNQLDWNRAAEFHSEVDYFKGLIDLRKHYQSFRMTTAAAIEKNLNFMDAPDRVVAYSLNAKALHDKAKEIVVIHNANEEGQLVSLPQNAAWHLLVDGQQAGVKTVKVIHGNKVMVPALSTFVLKR from the coding sequence ATGGGTAATAAGTTTTTGAAATCATCAATCTCGATGATGCTGTTGTGCATCATGGTGCTTGGGGCTTTTTTAAACCCTCAAATGCAAACGCTTGCACAAGAAAGCACAACCAAAGTTATCATTCATTATCAAGAATCTCCTGATAACCAGAAGGACTGGAATCTATGGGTCTGGCCAGAAAATGGGGACGGGTCCAGGTATGAATTTACAGGGGAAGATGCATTTGGAAAGACCGCAGAGGTGAAACTTAGCGGGATTCATCAGAAAGTGGGCTTTATTGTCCGTACGGATAGTTGGGAAAAGGATGGCGGAGACCGCTGGATCGACACTTCAAGTGGAATAGGTGAGGTCTGGGTCAAAGCAGGTGATGAAAAGACGTACACTTCGCCGCCTGATGGAGAGTACAGGGATTTCCCAAGTTTTGACCATGTTAAAGTCAAATTGCATTACCATCGGTACGATCAGAAGTATGATGGCTGGAATCTGTGGATGTGGAATCCGGAGCATGATGGGCAGCGCGTCAATTTTACTGGTGAAGACAGTTTCGGAAAAGTAGCAGAGCTTAATTTGGATGATGCTGACGGTATTCAAAAACTGGGATTCATTGTCCGAAAGAGTGTAGATGGCAACGATTGGTCTGCCAAAGATATCGATCATGACCGATTCATCACACGCTTCAATGAAGATGGAACTGCAGAGGTTTGGCTTGTCCAGGGACAGGAGAGTGTTTACCAGGATCCCGGTTTTGTAGACTTGAATCCGGTCATCACTCAAGCCTCAATGGACGGATTCAATCAAATAACGCTTGAAACCAATGTTCCATTTTCTTTGAAGGATTCTGCTGAAAGCATTAAGCTCGATGGAGCAGAAATCGAGAAAATCACACCATACAATGCAGAAGATGTGGATTTGCTCAATAAGGTACGTATTTTTACGAAAGAAAACCTGGATCTCTCCAAATCTTATAAAATTTCGATGGATGGGTATGGGGAAAAAGAGGTTGTACTGGGTAAAGTCATCCGCTCCAAAGAGTTTGATGACCAATTTTATTACGATGGCTGGCTCGGAAATCAGTATCAAAAAAATAAAACCGATTTTACGCTATGGGCACCGACGGCATCTGAAGCTCACCTAGTGGTTTATAAAGATACATCGTCAAATGAAGCAACGGAATTTCCGATGAAAAAAGGAAAGAAAGGCACTTGGACCGCTGGCCTTAAAGGCGATCAGGATGGCCTTGTCTATACGTATAAAGTGAAAATCGGTGGAGCTTGGACAGAAGCCGTAGATCCATATGTACGCGCCGCGACGATTAACGGCGACCGAGGTGTGGTTGTTAATTTGGATAATACGAATCCGAAGCATTGGAACAATCATGAAGCCAAATTGCCAAACCCCGAGGATGCGATCATCTACGAAGCTCACGTGAGGGATCTATCCATTTCTCCAGACAGCGGGATTGAGCATAAAGGAAAATTTCTGGGGATGACGGATAAAAACACAAAGGGAACAGAGGGAAATGCAACAGGTCTTTCCTATATCAAAAAGCTAGGTGTTACCCATGTTCAGTTCCTTCCGATCTTTGATTTCAATAGTGTGGACGAAACGAAGCTTGATCAGCCGCAGTACAATTGGGGCTATGATCCGAAGAACTATAATGTGCCAGAAGGGTCGTATTCAACAGATCCTGCAGATCCATATAAAAGAATCACAGAGTTGAAGTCTATGATACAAGCCCTCCATGACAATCAGCTGCGAGTAATCATGGACGTCGTGTACAACCATGTATTCAATGCCAATCAATCCAATTTCCAAAAGCTTGTACCAGGCTATTATTTCCGGTTCAATGAGGATGGGTCGTTTGCCAACGGAACAGGTGTCGGAAATGATACCGCATCTGAACGGAAAATGATGAGGAAATTCATTGTGGATTCTGTGTCGTATTGGGCAAAGGAATACCATATGGACGGGTTCCGCTTCGATTTGATGGGAATCCATGATACAAAGACCATGAATGAAGTGCGCCATGCATTAAATAAAATTGATCCTAGTATCATCGTTTTAGGTGAAGGATGGGATTTGAACACTCCATTGGATCCGGCTTTAAAAGCTGATCAAAAGAACGCCGAAGACATGCCGGGTGTGGCCCATTTCAATGACAGCATCCGTGATGCGATAAAAGGAAGCGTCTTTGATGATAGTGATAAAGGATTCGTCAACGGAAAAGCGGGCGTAGAGGATATCTTGAAGCAAGGGATTGAAGGCGGAATCCACTATCCTGATTCTATGGCGACTTACCGTGATCCGGAACAGGTGATCAATTATGCAGAAGCCCATGACAATCTGACTCTATGGGACAAGCTGCAGCTGACAAACCCTGAATCAGATACGGAAACATTGAAGCAAATGCATAAATTAGCCTCTTCCATTCTATTGACCTCTGAAGGCATTCCATTTATTCAAGCCGGCCAGGAGTTTATGAGGACGAAAAATGGCGACCACAACAGCTATCAATCTCCTGATTCTGTAAATCAATTGGATTGGAACAGAGCTGCGGAATTCCATTCGGAAGTGGACTATTTCAAAGGATTGATTGATCTAAGGAAGCATTATCAATCGTTCCGCATGACGACGGCTGCGGCCATCGAGAAGAATCTGAACTTCATGGACGCACCTGATCGTGTGGTAGCATATTCACTTAATGCGAAAGCTCTCCATGATAAAGCAAAAGAAATTGTAGTAATTCATAATGCGAATGAAGAAGGGCAACTGGTGTCACTTCCACAGAATGCAGC
- a CDS encoding cytidine deaminase — translation MNTYELTKEDIELVTEAESVIKRLFTPDKHHVGAAIRTKEGKMISAVHIEAYIGRVTVCAEAIAIGKAISEGERVFDTIAAVRHPHPDEVVQDLRVVSPCGMCRELISDYSPECFIILEVDGELVKTKISELLPLKYKRSK, via the coding sequence TGACCAAAGAAGACATTGAGCTCGTGACAGAAGCGGAGTCTGTGATTAAGCGGCTATTTACGCCAGACAAACACCACGTAGGTGCGGCCATCAGAACAAAGGAGGGCAAGATGATATCTGCGGTACATATTGAAGCCTACATCGGCAGGGTGACGGTGTGCGCCGAAGCCATTGCAATCGGGAAAGCCATTTCCGAGGGTGAAAGGGTATTCGATACAATCGCAGCCGTAAGGCATCCACACCCTGATGAGGTTGTTCAAGATCTGCGGGTAGTGAGCCCGTGCGGCATGTGCCGTGAACTTATATCAGACTACTCTCCTGAGTGCTTCATCATATTAGAAGTGGATGGGGAGCTCGTCAAAACCAAAATCAGTGAGCTTCTTCCGTTGAAGTACAAGAGAAGTAAATAA
- a CDS encoding alpha/beta fold hydrolase has protein sequence MWNCKTIKVEGTNHFVRERLLEKEAETICFIHGLGWTGEIWSSAAKFMEGYQLIAPDLPGHGESDPTNAYDYHTLAEQLHSLMKEMKVERPILVGSSWGAGVVVKYASLYPDHVDRVVLLDDGYYPIAETPGLKWEMIENGEFPAEALKDLDSYYEFMKSDNPQFWNQEIEKAVRDQITVKEDGKVAFKAKDETQLACMKAAWDFDPLAEENRLTVPSVLLIAHSLNEDEERRRFKRVKANDFYKLNNGYAIEMEETDHLIMLDKPMELVKVIRDASSVKL, from the coding sequence ATGTGGAACTGCAAAACCATTAAGGTAGAAGGAACGAATCACTTTGTGAGAGAGCGGCTTTTGGAGAAAGAAGCAGAGACTATTTGTTTCATTCATGGACTTGGATGGACGGGTGAAATCTGGAGTTCAGCGGCGAAGTTTATGGAGGGATATCAGTTGATTGCACCGGATCTGCCGGGGCACGGTGAATCTGATCCGACTAATGCCTATGATTATCACACATTAGCGGAGCAATTACACTCCCTTATGAAAGAGATGAAAGTGGAGCGGCCCATTTTGGTTGGAAGTTCATGGGGCGCAGGTGTAGTCGTTAAATATGCAAGTCTCTATCCTGATCATGTGGATCGAGTCGTTTTATTGGATGATGGCTACTATCCTATCGCAGAAACCCCCGGATTGAAATGGGAAATGATTGAGAATGGTGAATTTCCAGCGGAAGCATTGAAAGATCTGGATAGTTACTATGAATTTATGAAATCGGATAATCCACAATTTTGGAATCAGGAAATTGAAAAGGCTGTAAGGGATCAGATCACAGTTAAAGAGGACGGGAAAGTAGCATTTAAAGCGAAAGATGAAACGCAGTTAGCTTGTATGAAGGCTGCATGGGATTTTGATCCGTTAGCTGAAGAAAATCGATTAACCGTACCAAGCGTTCTGCTCATTGCCCATAGTTTGAATGAAGACGAAGAGAGGAGAAGGTTTAAACGGGTGAAAGCGAATGATTTTTACAAGCTGAACAATGGTTATGCTATTGAAATGGAAGAAACCGATCATTTAATCATGCTGGATAAACCTATGGAATTAGTTAAAGTCATTAGAGATGCCTCTTCAGTGAAACTATAG
- a CDS encoding HesA/MoeB/ThiF family protein — MKPKFKEIMKPIVSVDESIRIGFEGEIFDIDNPDNFTLHMLEQFDGTKNIEELAGILEVSVEEVLEAVEMFNEIGLLEDADDDPTIVLTNEQKERYRANLTYFSNYADMTTKRESFQEKLKDATVAVLGLGGASLDAACLAGLGVGKIIGLDYDTVDISNLNRQFLYSENNIGQLKANAALQRIKELNSDIEMEVLNMKVMNAEGLMDVLKDVDLVINGIDSPGIIASRWVNSACTALNIPFLQGGISNTNIIWEKIIPNSSGCYDCFLIHFLRVDPYFQHQLMALYNQTFERRNTAIAPHVALLSGFIISEAAKIISGHEASMPASTSHIFNTKTIEITKEHKWDKLPECPTCGNNGSHSVEPVDIEQLLSISKEKEMMV, encoded by the coding sequence ATGAAACCGAAATTCAAAGAAATCATGAAGCCGATTGTTTCTGTTGATGAGTCGATTCGCATCGGTTTTGAAGGAGAAATTTTTGATATCGATAATCCGGATAACTTTACCTTACATATGCTTGAACAATTTGATGGAACGAAAAATATCGAAGAATTAGCGGGAATCCTGGAGGTGAGTGTGGAAGAAGTGTTAGAGGCGGTTGAAATGTTCAATGAAATCGGCCTGCTGGAGGATGCGGATGATGACCCAACGATCGTTTTGACAAACGAACAGAAAGAAAGGTACCGTGCAAACCTTACCTATTTCTCCAACTACGCTGACATGACTACAAAACGTGAGAGCTTCCAGGAGAAATTGAAGGATGCTACGGTTGCGGTGCTGGGATTAGGAGGAGCGAGCCTTGACGCTGCTTGCCTGGCCGGACTTGGCGTCGGGAAAATCATCGGGTTGGATTATGACACGGTTGATATCAGCAATCTGAACCGTCAGTTTTTATATTCAGAGAATAATATTGGGCAATTAAAGGCAAATGCAGCCCTTCAGCGAATCAAAGAGCTTAATAGTGACATAGAAATGGAAGTCCTCAATATGAAAGTAATGAATGCTGAAGGACTAATGGATGTCTTGAAAGATGTCGATCTAGTCATTAATGGAATCGATTCGCCTGGCATCATTGCATCTCGTTGGGTCAATTCTGCTTGCACAGCCTTGAATATCCCGTTCCTTCAAGGGGGCATCAGCAACACTAATATCATCTGGGAGAAAATCATTCCGAACTCCAGCGGCTGCTATGACTGCTTCCTCATTCATTTTTTACGGGTGGATCCTTATTTTCAGCATCAGTTAATGGCGTTGTATAACCAGACGTTTGAAAGAAGGAACACAGCAATAGCACCTCATGTGGCCTTGCTCAGCGGGTTTATCATCTCAGAAGCGGCTAAAATCATCAGCGGACACGAAGCATCGATGCCTGCCTCGACCTCCCATATCTTTAATACGAAGACAATCGAGATTACAAAAGAACACAAATGGGACAAGCTTCCTGAATGCCCGACATGCGGGAATAATGGCAGTCATTCAGTTGAACCTGTAGATATCGAGCAGCTGCTGTCCATTTCTAAGGAAAAGGAAATGATGGTATGA